In Massilia forsythiae, one DNA window encodes the following:
- a CDS encoding TadE/TadG family type IV pilus assembly protein yields the protein MAIVFKRIPPHILQSLGTRQILVLQRKKSEDGVIAIMTAFVIVIMIAMFGFALDLSRSYNRKMELQSVVDATALAAASPLDGTSEGIDNAVRAAADTASVHSFSYNNGIVTWSPDALTFSTAPDGGTVGWMDSNSAKANAGKVLFARVDTSKLDPNHGRVENILIPVLSLRFAVTDVGATAIAGRDSLNVLPLAICANSATPASSLSSGELIEYGFRRGISYDLIKPNPASTAPQSFLVNPIAPAGTIGASMKAHLDLVAAYVCTGKIAIPTLQGGDITVEQNFPIDTLYNHLNSRFGTYVTPCEPSSASTDASVKSFDLASATWIKAQPSGLSVGPLWSYAKAVKYSSYTTNRGIEPTAGYTTYSATVTDWGTLYPGPPAAQPQSYPSTTPYQTNGGTGAYKTAKNTRVLRVPLLQCPITSGTPTTAKVLGVGRFFMMVPASTSAVYAEFAGIETWAAIRSNTRLYR from the coding sequence TGACTGCTTTTGTCATTGTCATTATGATTGCGATGTTCGGCTTTGCTCTCGATCTCAGCCGATCATATAACCGGAAGATGGAACTACAAAGCGTCGTTGATGCGACTGCCCTAGCGGCGGCCAGTCCACTGGACGGGACATCAGAAGGTATCGACAACGCGGTAAGGGCAGCCGCCGATACTGCCTCCGTCCATAGCTTTTCCTATAATAATGGAATTGTTACATGGTCACCCGATGCACTTACTTTTAGTACTGCCCCTGACGGTGGCACAGTGGGATGGATGGACAGCAACTCAGCCAAAGCCAATGCAGGAAAGGTTTTGTTTGCTCGCGTGGACACTTCCAAGCTCGACCCCAACCATGGACGAGTCGAAAATATATTGATACCTGTTTTGTCATTGCGCTTCGCGGTAACGGACGTAGGGGCCACTGCAATAGCAGGCCGAGATTCACTGAATGTTCTGCCGCTAGCAATCTGTGCAAATTCAGCTACGCCAGCATCGTCTCTATCATCCGGGGAGCTAATTGAATACGGTTTCAGACGCGGTATCAGCTATGACCTGATAAAACCTAATCCAGCGAGCACTGCGCCTCAAAGTTTTCTGGTGAACCCGATCGCCCCTGCGGGTACCATCGGCGCCTCCATGAAAGCACATCTTGATCTCGTCGCCGCCTACGTCTGCACCGGAAAAATAGCCATACCTACACTACAAGGTGGTGATATTACGGTCGAGCAGAATTTTCCGATCGATACGCTTTACAATCACCTTAACTCTCGGTTTGGTACCTATGTTACTCCCTGCGAACCCTCTTCTGCATCCACAGATGCAAGTGTCAAGAGTTTCGACCTTGCGAGCGCAACTTGGATAAAGGCGCAACCCTCTGGCTTGTCTGTCGGACCGTTATGGTCATATGCCAAAGCAGTTAAATACTCATCTTATACGACAAATAGGGGAATCGAACCTACGGCAGGATATACCACGTATTCCGCTACCGTAACTGATTGGGGAACGCTGTATCCTGGACCGCCCGCAGCACAGCCACAATCTTATCCGTCTACCACTCCGTATCAAACAAATGGCGGTACAGGCGCATATAAGACTGCCAAAAACACGCGGGTACTTCGTGTTCCATTGTTGCAGTGCCCTATCACGTCTGGCACACCAACTACAGCGAAGGTGCTAGGAGTTGGGAGATTCTTTATGATGGTACCTGCAAGTACTTCAGCAGTATATGCTGAGTTCGCCGGAATAGAAACTTGGGCTGCTATACGTAGCAATACGAGGCTTTACCGATGA
- a CDS encoding TadE family protein, translating to MREKYQIVKQRFQRGVAAVEMAIVLPLLAIFVLSPSIFWSLYFYQYSVVQKAIHDAAIYLSTAPMLEMTTAGADGNPVALTIAKKIIAKELAGMIGPDLSIVCSYRQASGAIIPKTCSVSDNQDYRQFLVQIYMSSNLTYIDPFTGNDSDVTISPYISVSYVGN from the coding sequence ATGAGAGAGAAATACCAAATAGTCAAACAGCGTTTCCAGCGTGGCGTAGCAGCAGTCGAAATGGCCATTGTTTTACCTCTATTGGCGATATTCGTTCTGTCTCCATCAATATTTTGGTCTCTGTATTTTTATCAGTATTCAGTTGTACAAAAAGCGATACATGATGCAGCAATATATCTTTCGACAGCGCCAATGTTGGAAATGACGACAGCAGGCGCTGACGGTAACCCAGTTGCCTTAACAATTGCGAAAAAAATTATTGCGAAAGAATTGGCTGGCATGATTGGCCCTGACCTTAGTATCGTTTGTAGCTATCGGCAAGCGTCTGGGGCTATCATACCCAAGACGTGCAGTGTTTCAGATAATCAGGACTATAGACAATTTTTGGTTCAAATTTATATGTCCAGCAATTTAACCTACATTGATCCATTTACAGGAAATGATAGTGATGTAACAATTTCTCCATACATATCCGTGTCTTATGTGGGAAATTAA
- a CDS encoding DUF1287 domain-containing protein, with amino-acid sequence MKSTDRNIDHRRVPNLETFFRRHGTVIALSDKTVDFHAGDIVVWQLPYSLPHIGIISERMSSNDTPLMIHNIASGVKLADMLFAFKN; translated from the coding sequence TTGAAGTCTACCGACCGCAATATCGATCATCGCCGTGTGCCTAACCTGGAGACCTTTTTCCGGCGGCACGGTACCGTGATTGCACTATCCGACAAAACAGTTGATTTTCATGCAGGCGATATCGTTGTCTGGCAGTTGCCATATAGTTTGCCACACATCGGCATCATATCGGAGCGGATGTCGTCAAACGATACACCTTTGATGATCCATAACATCGCTTCGGGTGTGAAATTGGCGGACATGCTGTTCGCATTCAAGAATTAA
- a CDS encoding DUF1287 domain-containing protein yields the protein MTRLLRFIPLSALLVASVATAGAADDLVAAAHSQIGVTVRYDGSYQRIAYPNGDVPSDRGVCTDVVIRAYRQLGIDLQERVHKDMRVAWNAYPHPAQWD from the coding sequence ATGACGCGCTTATTGCGTTTCATTCCGCTGTCTGCCCTCCTTGTGGCATCGGTCGCCACGGCAGGTGCGGCAGATGACCTGGTCGCTGCTGCGCATTCGCAGATCGGTGTTACGGTACGCTACGACGGCAGCTATCAGAGGATCGCGTATCCGAATGGCGACGTGCCGAGCGACCGGGGCGTCTGCACCGACGTCGTGATCCGCGCCTACCGGCAACTCGGCATCGACTTGCAGGAGCGGGTGCACAAGGACATGCGGGTTGCGTGGAATGCTTACCCGCATCCCGCACAATGGGATTGA
- a CDS encoding antitoxin Xre/MbcA/ParS toxin-binding domain-containing protein, with protein sequence MRMFGGNLSIAQHWLNEPAIAFNGMRPLDLVAEGNIELLRDCLIRLEYGVYM encoded by the coding sequence ATGCGAATGTTTGGAGGCAATCTTTCGATAGCACAGCATTGGCTTAATGAACCGGCGATCGCGTTTAACGGAATGCGACCGCTGGATTTGGTTGCTGAGGGAAATATCGAATTGTTACGAGATTGCCTCATTCGACTGGAATACGGTGTTTATATGTAG
- a CDS encoding tyrosine-type recombinase/integrase, whose translation MDISKKLYRLTSDGFRYPWSVWKEEVNFKPGENIPLLFWPDGSVCWLANLYLLKGYKDGKSRRNNGGTLLTYAKNLSPFIRWCYENELDFFDLEEPDFVSFVTDLRDETAKNAPTKSVRGLKQVNTIAGAVMNFLAFVDGIMPGLGLLGSNGKIKAELKSIELKKRGKTIYVKKWTHHCLPRDNPTRRRQPISTDAIDKLHNANDSSSESGFVKRRRYVMLRLFEITGGRRIEASLVKINDLLEAERTGLLRIFSAKQGDDEAVRFVPVPKVDLKDILSFVKIYRNPIVRKTIGIANDHGYLFINSKNGKHLQVDTLGSELYEIRIAAGIDDEEVCLHAFRHRYVTEQLRRLIRTQRCESVSDLKKALLSMESLKQQLMEWTGHSNMESLDWYIHHAFETETGFRESLDILQASKVVESLHFIIKDYQNQAQAGGWSPQLFKEFESVVATAALELSQLFAAQRVGEVTPLKVYES comes from the coding sequence ATGGATATTTCTAAGAAGCTCTATCGGCTTACCTCGGACGGATTTCGCTATCCATGGTCAGTCTGGAAAGAAGAGGTTAACTTTAAGCCCGGGGAAAATATCCCGTTGTTGTTTTGGCCCGATGGTTCAGTATGTTGGCTTGCTAATCTTTACCTACTCAAGGGATATAAAGATGGCAAGTCAAGGCGGAACAATGGCGGAACCCTTCTTACCTACGCAAAAAATTTAAGTCCTTTCATCCGATGGTGCTACGAGAACGAATTAGACTTTTTCGATCTAGAAGAACCGGACTTCGTTTCGTTTGTTACCGATCTCAGAGATGAGACCGCGAAAAATGCGCCGACAAAAAGCGTGCGTGGACTCAAACAAGTCAACACTATTGCGGGGGCTGTCATGAACTTCCTTGCATTCGTTGACGGCATTATGCCTGGACTTGGATTGCTGGGTTCTAACGGTAAGATCAAGGCCGAGCTTAAGAGTATAGAGTTGAAGAAGCGCGGAAAAACAATTTATGTAAAAAAATGGACACACCATTGTCTGCCAAGGGATAACCCCACAAGAAGACGTCAACCTATTTCAACCGATGCCATCGATAAACTTCACAACGCCAATGATTCTTCAAGTGAATCGGGGTTCGTTAAGCGGCGGCGATACGTTATGCTACGGCTTTTCGAAATTACCGGTGGACGTCGAATTGAGGCCTCTCTGGTAAAAATTAACGATTTGCTAGAGGCCGAAAGGACTGGACTGCTCCGCATCTTTAGCGCAAAACAAGGGGACGACGAAGCAGTACGATTTGTACCTGTTCCGAAAGTGGATCTAAAAGACATCCTATCCTTCGTCAAGATTTACCGCAATCCAATTGTTAGAAAAACTATTGGCATAGCAAATGATCATGGCTATTTATTTATAAATTCTAAGAATGGTAAGCATTTACAAGTCGATACGCTCGGGTCCGAATTGTATGAAATCCGGATTGCTGCTGGCATCGATGATGAAGAGGTATGCCTTCATGCCTTTCGTCATCGCTACGTTACTGAACAGCTGCGTCGGCTGATTCGCACTCAGCGCTGTGAATCCGTGAGTGATCTTAAGAAAGCTTTGCTTTCAATGGAGTCGTTAAAACAGCAACTCATGGAGTGGACCGGGCACTCTAATATGGAGTCGCTGGACTGGTACATTCACCATGCATTTGAAACTGAAACGGGCTTCAGGGAGTCGCTTGACATCCTCCAAGCGAGCAAAGTAGTCGAGTCATTGCATTTCATTATCAAAGACTATCAGAATCAAGCGCAGGCAGGTGGTTGGTCGCCTCAACTATTCAAAGAGTTCGAGAGCGTGGTCGCGACAGCCGCGCTCGAGCTATCACAGCTTTTTGCTGCTCAACGTGTGGGTGAGGTAACGCCCTTAAAAGTGTATGAATCTTAG
- a CDS encoding TadE/TadG family type IV pilus assembly protein — protein sequence MKKIRLKIKIRQAGVAAVEFSIVVAIFLMIVFATLELARVQYLLNTLMEVTRRAAAMAADANFKDPAVLQTIQADAVFRSSAGALALGTPVTSANVTIDYLSISKTTLDFQHITSLPSCPARNRWICMNDQNADNCIRFVRARICASMDNTGNCQPVSYQKIFPFLDFSNWKIPIAETIVPAGSLGHIVGSMPCP from the coding sequence ATGAAAAAAATTAGACTAAAAATTAAAATTCGACAGGCGGGTGTAGCAGCTGTTGAATTCTCAATCGTTGTGGCGATCTTTCTTATGATAGTTTTTGCTACACTCGAACTAGCACGTGTTCAATATTTGCTGAATACACTAATGGAAGTCACCCGACGTGCTGCCGCTATGGCAGCAGATGCTAACTTCAAGGATCCTGCAGTCCTCCAAACTATTCAGGCAGACGCCGTTTTCCGTAGCTCCGCTGGTGCGCTTGCGCTTGGTACGCCGGTTACTTCGGCCAATGTCACGATAGACTACTTATCGATATCAAAAACCACTCTCGATTTTCAGCATATAACTTCGCTACCGTCATGTCCTGCTCGCAACCGGTGGATTTGCATGAATGATCAGAATGCCGATAATTGCATTCGTTTTGTACGAGCCAGAATCTGCGCGTCGATGGATAACACGGGTAACTGCCAACCCGTCTCATACCAAAAAATTTTTCCATTCCTTGATTTTTCTAATTGGAAGATACCAATTGCCGAGACAATTGTTCCTGCAGGCAGCCTCGGACATATTGTCGGGTCCATGCCTTGTCCTTAA
- a CDS encoding CAP domain-containing protein, with amino-acid sequence MIKRYKQRYEIKLLVAVVFTSGLTGCGGGSSSPATSTPVATTPTNPTPTPPVSTVQAAELQTAAPAAYPAGSVQANAFAEFNAFRAIEGLGPVRQNTNIDIAAKNHAAYVQTNMSGGDAHHEIAGNPGFTGAEPGDRVIAAGYASAYTTEVIAFEGIQQTSVQALLSTVFHRNAMMVQGLTDVGIAPGNDSGPTYINAGYIKQQKNAGDYVGVFPYDKQTGVPMTHHTESPNPFYKEFEMTQANVCAKTSYPISIATETSTILKVTTFTVTPEGQSTPLDVRLMVRDSTDQNLQYLGANVAYIVGKAPFTPGTKYTVHFVGTATGTATGSAKGLTIDKTWTFTTDTKDAMGCS; translated from the coding sequence ATGATTAAAAGATATAAGCAGCGCTACGAGATTAAATTGTTAGTTGCAGTGGTATTTACATCTGGTTTAACTGGTTGCGGCGGCGGCAGCTCATCCCCGGCCACCAGCACCCCTGTTGCCACCACGCCGACCAATCCCACCCCAACACCCCCGGTCAGCACCGTGCAGGCGGCTGAGCTGCAAACCGCTGCGCCGGCAGCATACCCGGCCGGTAGCGTACAAGCGAACGCCTTCGCCGAGTTTAATGCCTTCCGCGCCATCGAAGGCCTCGGCCCGGTGCGCCAGAACACCAACATCGACATCGCAGCAAAGAACCATGCTGCCTACGTCCAGACCAACATGAGCGGCGGCGACGCGCACCACGAAATCGCGGGCAACCCTGGCTTCACCGGTGCAGAGCCGGGTGATCGCGTGATCGCGGCCGGCTATGCGAGCGCCTACACCACCGAAGTCATCGCTTTCGAGGGCATCCAGCAGACTTCGGTGCAAGCACTGCTGAGCACGGTGTTCCACCGCAACGCGATGATGGTGCAAGGCCTGACGGACGTCGGCATCGCGCCGGGCAACGACAGCGGCCCGACCTACATCAATGCTGGCTACATCAAGCAGCAGAAGAACGCTGGTGACTACGTGGGCGTGTTCCCGTACGACAAGCAGACCGGCGTGCCGATGACGCACCACACCGAGTCGCCGAATCCGTTCTACAAGGAATTCGAGATGACGCAGGCGAACGTGTGCGCCAAGACCAGCTACCCGATCAGCATCGCCACCGAAACCAGCACCATCCTGAAAGTGACTACGTTCACCGTGACGCCGGAAGGGCAGAGCACCCCGCTAGACGTTCGCCTGATGGTCCGCGACAGCACCGACCAGAACTTACAGTACCTGGGCGCCAACGTCGCTTACATCGTCGGCAAGGCACCGTTCACGCCGGGCACGAAGTACACCGTCCACTTCGTCGGCACCGCTACCGGCACGGCCACCGGTAGCGCAAAAGGTCTGACGATCGACAAGACTTGGACCTTCACGACCGACACCAAGGATGCGATGGGCTGCTCATGA
- a CDS encoding efflux RND transporter permease subunit, with product MFQKLIELAIARRWLIIVAVFCLAVLGVYSYQRLPIDAVPDITNVQVQINTSAAGYSPLEVEQRITFPIETVMNGLPRLEQTRSLSKYGLSQVTVVFKEGTDIYFARQLVSERLQEAKARLPAGVEPSMGPTATGLGEIFYWTVEAKEGARKPDGSPYTPADLREIQDWIVAPQLRGVAGVTEVNTIGGYLKEYQVAPDMVKLSAHGLSLATLVNAIDRNNVNAGAGYIERGGEQFVVRTPGQVKSLEEIRNIVLDVVQGAPIRVRDVADVEPGRELRTGAATENGREVVLGAVFMLIGENSRAVAEAARRKLEDVNRSLPPGIQALAVYDRSVLVNKAIATVRKNLLEGALLVIAILFLFLGNLRAALITALIIPLSMLMVFTGMVKAGVSANLMSLGALDFGIIVDGAVVIVENCIRRLGLAQTAAGRLLSREERFAEVAAAAAEARRPLLFGQLIIMTVYLPIFALSGVEGKMFHPMAITVVMALAAAMLLSVTFVPAAVALFVSKGVAEHENKLMDKAKDLYRPLLDWVLRNRPVALTFAALSILLSGLLATRLGTEFAPNLNEGDLAVMTMRIPGTSLQQSVTMQQHLETTLLKQFPEIERMFARVGTAEVATDPMPPNAADSYIILRPENQWPAPRKSHAELVAAITEAANKVPGNNYEFSQPIQLRFNELISGVRSDIAVKVFGDDTETMMATAQHIAQVLGKVQGAAEIKVEQTEGLPALTLSVDRIKAARYGLNVADVQEAFGTLVGGRDVGMVFEGDRRFAITVRLPEGPRNDIDALRLLPISLPAQDGHAVSIPLSEIATLTFVPEANQISRENGKRRIVVTANVRGRDLGSFVSELQASLGKLKLPAGIWLNLGGQFENLQAASQRLGLVIPAALAIVFMLLYLMFNSIKDGLLVFSGIPFAMTGGVLALWLRGLPLSISAAIGFIALSGVAVLNGLVMISFVRSLRDQGYAPEQAIREGAQVRLRAVLMTALVASLGFLPMALATSTGAEVQRPLATVVIGGILSSTALTLLILPALYTWAHQSKKL from the coding sequence ATGTTCCAGAAACTCATCGAACTTGCCATCGCGCGGCGCTGGCTCATCATCGTCGCCGTCTTCTGCCTTGCGGTCCTGGGCGTCTACAGTTACCAGCGTCTGCCGATCGACGCCGTCCCCGACATCACGAATGTCCAGGTGCAAATCAACACGAGCGCGGCGGGCTACTCGCCGCTCGAAGTCGAACAGCGCATCACCTTCCCGATCGAGACCGTGATGAACGGCCTGCCCAGGCTCGAGCAGACGCGCTCGCTGTCCAAGTACGGGCTGTCTCAGGTCACTGTCGTCTTCAAGGAAGGCACGGACATCTATTTCGCGCGCCAGCTCGTGAGCGAACGGCTGCAGGAAGCGAAAGCGAGGCTGCCCGCTGGCGTGGAGCCGTCCATGGGGCCAACCGCGACCGGCCTCGGCGAAATCTTCTACTGGACGGTGGAAGCGAAGGAAGGCGCGCGAAAGCCGGACGGCAGCCCTTACACACCGGCCGACCTGCGCGAAATCCAGGACTGGATCGTGGCGCCGCAACTGCGCGGCGTCGCCGGCGTCACCGAGGTCAACACCATTGGCGGCTACCTGAAGGAATACCAGGTCGCGCCCGACATGGTCAAGCTGTCGGCCCACGGCCTATCGCTCGCCACGCTCGTCAATGCGATCGACCGCAATAACGTCAACGCGGGTGCGGGCTACATCGAGCGCGGCGGGGAACAGTTCGTCGTGCGCACTCCGGGCCAGGTCAAGTCGCTGGAAGAGATCCGCAACATCGTGCTCGACGTCGTGCAGGGCGCGCCGATCCGTGTGCGGGACGTGGCCGATGTCGAACCCGGGCGCGAGCTGCGCACCGGCGCCGCGACGGAAAACGGTCGCGAGGTCGTGCTCGGCGCCGTCTTCATGCTCATCGGGGAAAACAGCCGTGCTGTCGCGGAAGCAGCACGCCGCAAGCTGGAGGATGTGAACCGTTCGCTGCCTCCAGGCATACAGGCCCTGGCGGTCTACGACCGCTCGGTCCTGGTGAACAAGGCAATCGCCACCGTGCGCAAGAACCTGCTCGAAGGCGCCCTGCTCGTCATCGCGATCCTCTTCCTCTTCCTCGGCAACCTGCGAGCTGCCCTGATCACGGCCCTGATCATTCCCTTGTCCATGCTCATGGTCTTCACCGGGATGGTCAAGGCAGGCGTGAGTGCGAACCTGATGAGCCTTGGCGCACTCGATTTCGGCATCATCGTCGACGGTGCGGTCGTCATCGTCGAGAACTGCATCCGCCGTCTTGGCCTGGCCCAGACCGCAGCCGGCCGGCTCTTGAGCCGTGAGGAGCGCTTCGCCGAAGTCGCAGCCGCAGCAGCGGAGGCACGCCGCCCCTTGCTGTTCGGTCAGCTGATCATCATGACGGTCTACCTGCCGATCTTTGCCCTGTCGGGCGTCGAGGGGAAGATGTTCCATCCAATGGCAATCACCGTGGTGATGGCACTCGCTGCGGCGATGCTCCTGTCCGTCACCTTCGTGCCGGCCGCGGTCGCGCTCTTCGTCAGCAAGGGAGTGGCCGAGCATGAAAACAAGCTGATGGATAAAGCTAAGGATCTGTACCGACCCCTGCTTGACTGGGTCTTGCGCAACCGGCCAGTCGCGCTGACGTTCGCGGCACTGAGCATACTGCTGTCCGGGTTGCTTGCGACCCGGCTGGGTACCGAGTTCGCCCCTAACCTGAACGAAGGCGACCTGGCTGTGATGACGATGCGGATTCCCGGGACCAGCCTGCAGCAGTCGGTAACGATGCAGCAGCACCTCGAAACGACGCTCCTGAAGCAATTCCCCGAGATCGAGCGGATGTTCGCGCGTGTCGGCACGGCCGAGGTGGCAACGGACCCGATGCCGCCTAATGCCGCGGACAGCTACATCATCCTTCGGCCGGAGAACCAATGGCCGGCGCCGCGCAAGTCGCATGCGGAACTCGTCGCCGCAATCACCGAGGCGGCCAACAAAGTCCCGGGCAACAACTACGAGTTTTCGCAGCCGATCCAGCTTCGTTTCAACGAACTCATTTCAGGCGTGCGCAGCGATATCGCCGTTAAGGTGTTCGGCGACGATACCGAGACCATGATGGCGACCGCGCAGCATATCGCCCAAGTGCTGGGCAAGGTCCAGGGGGCCGCGGAGATCAAGGTCGAGCAGACCGAAGGACTGCCGGCGTTGACGCTGTCAGTGGATCGCATCAAGGCTGCGCGCTATGGACTGAACGTAGCCGATGTCCAGGAAGCGTTCGGGACGCTCGTAGGCGGCCGCGACGTCGGTATGGTGTTCGAGGGCGACCGCCGCTTTGCAATCACCGTGCGCCTGCCGGAAGGGCCGCGCAACGACATCGACGCTTTGCGCCTGTTGCCGATCTCGCTACCTGCCCAGGACGGTCACGCGGTCAGCATTCCGCTGTCGGAGATTGCCACGCTGACCTTCGTGCCGGAGGCGAACCAGATCAGCCGCGAGAACGGCAAACGCAGGATCGTCGTCACGGCCAACGTGCGGGGACGCGACCTGGGCTCCTTCGTCAGCGAACTGCAGGCGAGCCTCGGCAAACTGAAGCTGCCGGCGGGAATCTGGCTGAACCTGGGCGGACAGTTCGAAAACCTGCAGGCGGCCAGCCAGCGCTTAGGCCTGGTCATTCCTGCAGCGCTGGCGATCGTGTTCATGCTGCTCTACCTGATGTTCAACAGCATCAAGGATGGGCTGTTGGTCTTCAGCGGCATTCCGTTTGCCATGACGGGCGGTGTGCTGGCACTGTGGTTGCGAGGCTTGCCGCTGTCGATCTCGGCGGCGATCGGCTTCATTGCCTTATCCGGTGTGGCGGTGCTGAACGGGCTGGTCATGATCTCGTTCGTGCGTTCGCTGCGGGATCAAGGGTATGCGCCCGAGCAGGCAATTCGTGAGGGTGCGCAGGTGCGGTTGCGGGCTGTCCTGATGACCGCGCTCGTCGCTTCGCTGGGCTTCCTGCCGATGGCCCTGGCGACAAGTACCGGCGCTGAGGTGCAGCGGCCATTGGCAACGGTGGTTATTGGCGGCATTTTGTCGTCTACGGCATTGACGCTGCTTATCTTGCCGGCGCTCTACACCTGGGCTCATCAAAGTAAAAAACTGTAA
- the rtcA gene encoding RNA 3'-terminal phosphate cyclase, with translation MIELDGASGEGGGQILRSAMTLSMITRQPFHIRRIRANRVKPGLMRQHLVAVQAAAEICGAQVSGAALGSQDLEFIPGALRGGEYRFAIGSAGSCMLVLQTVLPALLEADTPSILHLSGGTHNPMAPPVQFLQRAWIRALAEMGADIDIHLERFGFYPAGGGEVIAKVRPCARLLARSWMARGARSAAYAESFTAGIPARVAARELECVGKLMNWSEDQLLARRLPDGQGPGNALMLTFEHEHVTEVFTAFGEKSVSAETVARQAVDQARRYLVSGAAVGEYLGDQLMLPLALAGGGGFTVDEISMHARTNAQVIERFLPVRFRFDTCGEVARCTVEPR, from the coding sequence ATGATCGAACTGGATGGGGCAAGCGGGGAGGGCGGCGGGCAGATCCTGCGCAGCGCCATGACGCTGTCGATGATCACCCGGCAACCGTTCCACATCCGGCGCATCCGCGCCAACCGGGTGAAACCCGGCCTGATGCGCCAGCACCTGGTGGCGGTGCAGGCCGCCGCCGAAATCTGCGGCGCCCAAGTGAGCGGCGCCGCGCTCGGCAGCCAGGACCTGGAATTCATTCCCGGCGCCCTGCGCGGCGGCGAGTACCGCTTCGCCATCGGCAGCGCCGGCAGCTGCATGCTGGTGCTGCAGACAGTACTGCCGGCGCTGTTGGAGGCGGATACGCCGTCGATCCTGCACCTGTCCGGCGGCACCCACAACCCGATGGCGCCGCCGGTGCAGTTCCTGCAGCGTGCCTGGATACGCGCGCTGGCCGAGATGGGTGCCGATATCGACATCCACCTGGAGCGCTTCGGTTTCTATCCCGCCGGCGGCGGTGAAGTGATCGCAAAGGTGCGGCCGTGCGCCCGTTTGCTGGCGCGTAGCTGGATGGCACGCGGTGCGCGCAGCGCCGCCTATGCGGAAAGTTTTACGGCAGGCATTCCAGCGCGTGTTGCCGCACGCGAGCTGGAATGCGTCGGCAAGTTGATGAACTGGAGCGAAGACCAATTGCTGGCGCGCCGCCTGCCGGATGGGCAGGGACCGGGCAATGCCCTGATGCTGACTTTCGAACACGAGCACGTGACCGAAGTGTTCACCGCCTTCGGCGAGAAATCGGTGTCCGCCGAAACGGTGGCGCGCCAGGCCGTGGACCAGGCCCGCCGCTACCTGGTCAGCGGCGCCGCCGTGGGGGAATACCTGGGCGACCAGTTGATGCTGCCCTTGGCGCTGGCCGGTGGCGGCGGGTTCACCGTGGATGAGATATCGATGCATGCGCGCACCAATGCGCAGGTAATCGAGCGGTTCTTGCCGGTACGGTTCCGGTTCGATACATGTGGCGAGGTCGCGCGCTGCACCGTCGAGCCGCGTTGA
- a CDS encoding helix-turn-helix domain-containing protein — MTTAPAKATEARNLVSLAVGDRLKESRIRANISQLKLAAEAHVDRVFISNIERGVANPSVIVLANICHVLGMTLAEFFSELDIALPPQEDEPRRTNAAQPKVKPPGSRLR; from the coding sequence ATGACAACAGCGCCCGCAAAAGCTACGGAGGCAAGAAATCTAGTAAGCTTGGCTGTTGGCGACAGGCTGAAGGAGTCTCGAATCCGCGCGAACATAAGTCAGCTGAAGCTGGCGGCAGAAGCACACGTAGACCGAGTGTTCATATCTAACATCGAACGCGGCGTAGCTAACCCGTCAGTTATCGTTTTGGCAAACATATGTCACGTCTTAGGCATGACATTGGCTGAATTCTTCAGTGAGCTCGACATAGCACTGCCGCCGCAAGAAGACGAGCCGCGCAGAACGAACGCGGCACAGCCAAAAGTAAAACCCCCGGGAAGCCGTCTGCGCTAA